Within Schumannella luteola, the genomic segment CACACCAGGAAGGCGTAGGCGAAGAAGGGGTACCCGATGCCGCGCAGGGCGTAGGCGACGATCGCGAGCCAGGTCACGTGCGCGCCGATGCCGACCGCGAGGAACACGATCTCGAGCACGACCCAGGCGATGCCGCCGATCAGCATGACGCGGCGCGGGCCGAGGATGCTCGACAGGGTTCCGGCGAACCACGACCCGATCGCGACGAAGATGCCGTAGAGGCTGATCGTGATGGCGGCCGCGTTCTCGGAGAGCCCCGGCTGCTCGGCCAGGAACGTCGAGAGGTAGTTCGACTCGACGCCGTCGCCGATCATGAACAGCAGCACGCCGACGAAGCCGAGGAACAGCGGCGCCGGGATCCCCACCCGGTCGAGGAGTCGCGCGGCAGCGTTGCCCGAGCGCTCGGTCATGAAGCATCTCCCTTGATTGCGAGGAAACCGCATCCTTGTACGGCTTGTACGTACAGACTACACATGCCGGTCAAAGCGGATGCGCACGCGGCCGACGGAGGATCATCCCCCGACCGGCACCTCGCCACCAAGCCCGCGATCGGGGCACGACAGCGCGGTCTGGTACCGGCGCGTCGGCGCTTCGAGGGGCGGGCTCGACGGACGACCGCGACAGCCGTCGATGCGGCACCGGGTCTCGAAGGAGTATCGTGCGACCGGTGCGCCCTCTCGCGTGCGCGACCCGATATTTCCTCGCCCGAACGCAGAAGCAGGTGACGTGAGCTCTTCGACCTTCGCGATCGTCGCGCGCCTCGACGCCGACCGCGCCGACGCCGACGACCTGACCACCGCCCAGCGCATCGTGCGCGACGTGGTCGACTACATGGTCGCGCTCGGCGCCCGCTTCGACACGGTCGCCCGAGCCGAGGCCGGAGTGCCGGCGGATGCGGCGACCGCCTCGGTCGATCACGTCACCCCGGCGAGCACCTCCCCCGCCACCGGCGCCCACCGCTTCGAGATCGACGCGAGCGGCGACCGCGCCCGCTTCCTCGCGATCGGCATGGTGGAGCTGTCGTCGGCGCTCAGCACCGCCGGCGCCCGCGTGCGCGGCCTCATCGAGCGTCACCGCTGGCAGCCCGACGACGACGGTCGCGACGTGATCGCGCCGATCATGGAGGCGCTGCAGCGCCTCGGCGCGACCATCGCGAGCGACACCGCTTCGGCGGACGCAACCCCCGGTTCAGTCGGCGGTGCCGGCACCGCCGCGGTCCCGGTCGTGAGCGGCACCGCCGCATCCACCGCCGACCGCTCGTGGATGCCCGACCTCGACCTCGTGCCCGTGCAGTCGCTGCTCGAGGCCGTGCGTCGTCGCCTCGACCTCACCTCGCTCAGCTGGGTGCGCCCGGCCTACTGAGCCCGTCTCGACCCGTCGAGCCGCGATACCCCGCGCGGCGGCCGCAGGCGTCGGCGAGCCACGACCGCCGAAGCGGACCGCTCCCCGTGTACGGCGCGACGCCCGCGAGGTGCCAGAGTTGACCCGATGAGCACCTCAGCCGCCGAACCCCTGCACCCCGCCACCGCCGCCGTCGTGGCCGGGCGCCCCGAGCCGGTCGCCGACGCGCCGCTCAACACCCCCGTCGTCTTCGCCTCGACCTTCGTCGGGGGCGGCGACCTCGAGTACGGCCGCTTCGGCAACCCGACCTGGACGGCGCTCGAAGACGCCATCGGCGCTCTCGAGGGCGGCGACGCGCTCGTCTTCGCCTCGGGCATGGCCGCCACCAACGCGGTGCTCGCGACCCTGCCGGTCGGCACCAAGGTCGTCGCCCCGACGCACGCCTACCTCGGCTCGCTCACGCAGCTCGACGAGGGTCAGGAGCGCGGCGCGCTGACCCGGGTCTACGTCGACATCTCCGACACGGATGCGGTGATCGCCGAGCTCGACGACGCCTCCGTGCTCTGGATCGAGTCGCCCACCAACCCCGCCCTCGAGGTCGCCGACCTGGCGACGCTGCTCGCCGCCGCCCACGCGAAGGGCGTGCTGACCGTCGTCGACAACACCTTCGCGACGCCGATCCTGCAGCGTCCGCTCGAGCTCGGCGCCGACGTGGTGCTGCACTCGGCCACCAAGTTCCTCTCCGGCCACAGCGACGCCGTGCTCGGCGCGCTTGTCGTGCGCGACGCCGAGCTGAAGGCGAAGCTCGTGAGCCGCCGCACCATCCTCGGTGCGACGGCCGGCCCGATGGAGGTCTACCTCGTGCTGCGCGGCCTGCGCACGCTGGCGCTGCGCGTCGAGCGCGCGTCGGAGAACGCGGCCGCCCTCGTCTCGCGACTCGCGAGCCACCCTGCGCTGACCGAGCTGCGCTACCCGGGCTTCGGCGCGATCATCGCCCCGGTCTTCGCGGATTCCGCGACCGCCGAGCGCTTCGTCGCCGCCGCACGCCTGGCCCGCTTCGCGACCAGCCTCGGCGGAGTCGAGACCACCCTCGAGCGCCGCCGCCGCTGGTCGGGCGAGGTCGCGACGATCCCCGAGGGGCTCGTGCGCATCTCGGTCGGCATCGAGCACATCGACGACCTCGCGGCCGACCTGACGCGGGCGCTCGACGCGGCGGCCGCCGGGGCCTGACCCCCTGCGCTGCACCCTGCGCGGCGCTCCCCGCGACGCGACTCCGCCCCGCATGCTCCCCGAGTTGCCCACTTCGGTCGGGTCGGGCTGTCGTAACCCGGGCGAACTGGGCAACTCGACGGCATCCATGACCCGGGTGATCCTGAGTTGCCCACTTCCGCGGCGTGCCGGCCTCGGGATCCCGCGGAACTGGGCAACTCGGGAGTGCGATGAGTGCGGGGTGCACGCGATGCAGGTCGACGCGGCGGGAGCTCCCAGGGGGCGTCGGTA encodes:
- a CDS encoding trans-sulfuration enzyme family protein: MSTSAAEPLHPATAAVVAGRPEPVADAPLNTPVVFASTFVGGGDLEYGRFGNPTWTALEDAIGALEGGDALVFASGMAATNAVLATLPVGTKVVAPTHAYLGSLTQLDEGQERGALTRVYVDISDTDAVIAELDDASVLWIESPTNPALEVADLATLLAAAHAKGVLTVVDNTFATPILQRPLELGADVVLHSATKFLSGHSDAVLGALVVRDAELKAKLVSRRTILGATAGPMEVYLVLRGLRTLALRVERASENAAALVSRLASHPALTELRYPGFGAIIAPVFADSATAERFVAAARLARFATSLGGVETTLERRRRWSGEVATIPEGLVRISVGIEHIDDLAADLTRALDAAAAGA